In Primulina eburnea isolate SZY01 chromosome 3, ASM2296580v1, whole genome shotgun sequence, one DNA window encodes the following:
- the LOC140824975 gene encoding calcium uptake protein, mitochondrial isoform X2 yields the protein MYCWSVLRRSSTSIHRFPTAQRFHSRRFASKTPPMESSYFQSNRDDNVKSNLLRRISAGIITSSTLALSIYSFSHSSLDSPISISFSDWSTQPPAASLSQSASKPSEEYKFLFADAYRKKVFFNYEKRIRMRSPPEKVFAYFASVRASDGEIFMTPADLMRALVPVFPPSESHLVRDGYLRGERSPGELRCAPSQFFMLFDTNNDGLISFKEEIDREEFKRVMILMRAHNRQGALHSNGIRAGQNLGGSVENGGLVEYFFGPDGDRRLKHDKFVQFLRDLHDEMVKLEFAHYDFKLRGTISAKDFALSMVASADMKSLNKLLDRVDDLDNEPHLGNIRITLEEFKKFSELRRKLQPFSVALFSFGQINGLLTRKDLHRAAEQVCGICLTDNVIEIIFHVFDANGDGSLSSDEFVRVLQKRERDIGQPSEAGVWSFFSCFWHCSNAHTNPRLLSR from the exons ATGTACTGTTGGTCCGTACTTCGCCGATCATCGACGTCGATCCACCGATTTCCAACCGCCCAACGCTTCCATTCCCGCCGATTCGCCTCCAAAACGCCGCCCATGGaatcatcatattttcaaagtaATCGCGATGATAATGTCAAAAGCAATCTACTAAGACGGATTTCTGCCGGAATAATTACCAGCTCTACCCTGGCCCTTTCGATTTACTCTTTTTCACATTCTTCTCTTGATTCCCCCATATCGATATCCTTCTCCGACTGGTCAACGCAACCCCCTGCTGCTTCTCTTTCACAATCCGCGTCCAAACCAAGTGAGGAATATAAATTTCTCTTTGCAG ATGCATACAGGAAAAAAGTATTCTTTAACTACGAGAAGCGTATCAGGATGCGTAGTCCTCCAGAGAAG GTATTTGCATATTTTGCATCAGTTCGTGCCAGCGATGGAGAAATTTTTATGACCCCGGCGGATTTGATGCGAGCACTTGTTCCTGTTTTCCCTCCATCTGAATCACACCTTGTGAGAGATGGATATCTCAGAGGGGAGAGGAGTCCTGGTGAATTACGCTGTGCCCCATCTCAGTTTTTTATGCTCTTTGACACTAATAATGATGGTCTAATATCATTTAAAGA GGAAATAGACAGAGAAGAATTCAAGAGAGTGATGATTTTGATGCGAGCTCATAACAGGCAAGGAGCACTCCACAGCAATGGAATTCGAGCAGGGCAAAACTTGGGCGGTTCAGTGGAAAATGGGGGTTTGGTTGAGTATTTTTTCGGCCCAGATGGCGATAGACGTCTcaaacatgataaatttgtcCAATTCTTAAGAGATTTGCACGACGAA ATGGTGAAGTTGGAGTTTGCCCATTATGACTTCAAGTTAAGAGGAACCATCTCTGCTAAGGATTTTGCATTGTCCATGGTTGCATCTGCCGATATGAAGAGCCTGAATAAATTGCTTGATCGCGTCGATGATTTAGATAATGAACCACATCTTGGTAATATCCGCATCACACTTGAGGAATTTAAGAAGTTTTCGGAGTTGCGAAGAAAGTTGCAGCCATTTTCTGTGGCACTTTTTAGTTTTGGACAAATAAATGGTTTGTTGACGAGGAAGGATTTACATCGAGCTGCTGAGCAA GTGTGTGGAATTTGTCTTACTGATAATGTGATTGAGATAATCTTCCATGTGTTTGATGCAAATGGTGATGGAAGTTTGAGCTCAGACGAGTTTGTGCGAGTTTTGCAGAAGCGTGAAAGAGATATCGGTCAGCCATCAGAGGCAGGCGTGTGGAGCTTTTTTTCATGCTTCTGGCATTGTTCGAATGCGCACACCAATCCTCGGTTATTATCCCGTTGA
- the LOC140824975 gene encoding calcium uptake protein, mitochondrial isoform X1 → MYCWSVLRRSSTSIHRFPTAQRFHSRRFASKTPPMESSYFQSNRDDNVKSNLLRRISAGIITSSTLALSIYSFSHSSLDSPISISFSDWSTQPPAASLSQSASKPSEEYKFLFADAYRKKVFFNYEKRIRMRSPPEKVFAYFASVRASDGEIFMTPADLMRALVPVFPPSESHLVRDGYLRGERSPGELRCAPSQFFMLFDTNNDGLISFKEYLFFVTLLSIPESSFSVAFKMFDLDFSGEIDREEFKRVMILMRAHNRQGALHSNGIRAGQNLGGSVENGGLVEYFFGPDGDRRLKHDKFVQFLRDLHDEMVKLEFAHYDFKLRGTISAKDFALSMVASADMKSLNKLLDRVDDLDNEPHLGNIRITLEEFKKFSELRRKLQPFSVALFSFGQINGLLTRKDLHRAAEQVCGICLTDNVIEIIFHVFDANGDGSLSSDEFVRVLQKRERDIGQPSEAGVWSFFSCFWHCSNAHTNPRLLSR, encoded by the exons ATGTACTGTTGGTCCGTACTTCGCCGATCATCGACGTCGATCCACCGATTTCCAACCGCCCAACGCTTCCATTCCCGCCGATTCGCCTCCAAAACGCCGCCCATGGaatcatcatattttcaaagtaATCGCGATGATAATGTCAAAAGCAATCTACTAAGACGGATTTCTGCCGGAATAATTACCAGCTCTACCCTGGCCCTTTCGATTTACTCTTTTTCACATTCTTCTCTTGATTCCCCCATATCGATATCCTTCTCCGACTGGTCAACGCAACCCCCTGCTGCTTCTCTTTCACAATCCGCGTCCAAACCAAGTGAGGAATATAAATTTCTCTTTGCAG ATGCATACAGGAAAAAAGTATTCTTTAACTACGAGAAGCGTATCAGGATGCGTAGTCCTCCAGAGAAG GTATTTGCATATTTTGCATCAGTTCGTGCCAGCGATGGAGAAATTTTTATGACCCCGGCGGATTTGATGCGAGCACTTGTTCCTGTTTTCCCTCCATCTGAATCACACCTTGTGAGAGATGGATATCTCAGAGGGGAGAGGAGTCCTGGTGAATTACGCTGTGCCCCATCTCAGTTTTTTATGCTCTTTGACACTAATAATGATGGTCTAATATCATTTAAAGA GTACTTATTCTTTGTTACGCTTCTCAGTATCCCAGAATCAAGCTTCTCTGTTGCATTCAAAATGTTTGATCTTGACTTCAGTGG GGAAATAGACAGAGAAGAATTCAAGAGAGTGATGATTTTGATGCGAGCTCATAACAGGCAAGGAGCACTCCACAGCAATGGAATTCGAGCAGGGCAAAACTTGGGCGGTTCAGTGGAAAATGGGGGTTTGGTTGAGTATTTTTTCGGCCCAGATGGCGATAGACGTCTcaaacatgataaatttgtcCAATTCTTAAGAGATTTGCACGACGAA ATGGTGAAGTTGGAGTTTGCCCATTATGACTTCAAGTTAAGAGGAACCATCTCTGCTAAGGATTTTGCATTGTCCATGGTTGCATCTGCCGATATGAAGAGCCTGAATAAATTGCTTGATCGCGTCGATGATTTAGATAATGAACCACATCTTGGTAATATCCGCATCACACTTGAGGAATTTAAGAAGTTTTCGGAGTTGCGAAGAAAGTTGCAGCCATTTTCTGTGGCACTTTTTAGTTTTGGACAAATAAATGGTTTGTTGACGAGGAAGGATTTACATCGAGCTGCTGAGCAA GTGTGTGGAATTTGTCTTACTGATAATGTGATTGAGATAATCTTCCATGTGTTTGATGCAAATGGTGATGGAAGTTTGAGCTCAGACGAGTTTGTGCGAGTTTTGCAGAAGCGTGAAAGAGATATCGGTCAGCCATCAGAGGCAGGCGTGTGGAGCTTTTTTTCATGCTTCTGGCATTGTTCGAATGCGCACACCAATCCTCGGTTATTATCCCGTTGA
- the LOC140824974 gene encoding uncharacterized protein: MNQPNPILSYQTMLCSRSLLLYLVAIFLLLSSDLPFASSSDSFHTFPASGKHNEGKGHGGMLVSWARPERLLADNLSEPLALAAHRTYRKDPLNDFQKYTGGWNISNRHYWASVAYTAIPFFVVAIIWFAVFGLCLSLICLCYCCCRREPYGYSRIAYALSLIFLVFFTVVAIIGCIVLYTGQGKFHNSTMNTLEYVVHQADITSESLRNVSEYLSAAKQINVEQVFLPSNVQTDIDQIQSKINSSANTLASKTEDNSKDIKDLIRSVRLALIILSAVMLLLTFLGFVFSIFGMQFCVYILVIIGWILVTGTFILCGIFLLLHNVTGDTCVAMNEWVQNPTAHTALDDILPCVDNATAQETLTRSKEVTSQLVTLINTVISNVSNINFSPSFVPLYYNQSGPLVPNLCNPFNPDLTPRTCVPGEVDLNNATQVWSGYVCEASPNGICVTTGRLNPTIYGQMAAGVNVSYGLYQYGPFLVDLEDCSFVRQTFSEIDGVYCPGLRKYSQWIYVGLVMVATAVMLSLVFWVIYGRERRHRVYTKEHMRGGVDDFEGDHVKHTS; this comes from the exons ATGAATCAACCCAACCCGATCTTGTCATACCAAACCATGCTATGTTCCAGGTCTCTGTTACTTTACCTTGTTGCCATCTTTCTGCTTCTTTCATCAGATTTACCATTTGCATCTTCTTCGGACTCTTTTCATACATTCCCAGCTTCAG GGAAACACAATGAGGGTAAGGGTCACGGCGGGATGCTTGTGTCTTGGGCTAGACCGGAGAGATTGCTGGCTGATAATCTAAGCGAGCCTCTTGCGCTTGCTGCGCACAGAACCTACAGAAAAGACCCTCTTAatgattttcaaaaatacaCGGGAGGCTGGAACATCAGCAATCGCCATTACTGGGCT TCAGTGGCATACACTGCCATTCCATTTTTTGTGGTGGCAATAATCTGGTTTGCGGTTTTTGGGCTTTGTTTGTCTCTCATCTGTCTCTGCTACTGTTGCTGTCGGAGAGAACCTTATGGCTATTCTCGAATCGCTTATGCACTctctctcatcttcctcgttTTCTTTACCGTTGTTGCAAT CATTGGATGTATTGTATTATACACTGGTCAGGGGAAATTTCATAACAGTACGATGAATACTTTGGAATATGTCGTTCATCAGGCAGATATCACTTCTGAGAGTCTTAGAAATGTGTCAGAATATCTTTCTGCAGCCAAGCAAATTAACGTGGAGCAAGTTTTTCTACCTTCGAATGTCCAAACGGACATTGACCAGATTCAATCCAAGATAAACTCTTCTGCTAATACCCTTGCAAGCAAAACAGAAGATAATTCAAAAGACATAAAAGATTTAATTCGATCAGT GAGATTGGCTCTTATCATTCTCTCTGCTGTCATGCTTCTTTTAACATTTCTTGGATTCG TGTTTTCAATTTTTGGCATGCAGTTTTGCGTGTACAT CCTGGTGATCATTGGATGGATTCTTGTGACAGGGACGTTCATACTGTGTGGAATTTTTCTTCTCCTCCACAA TGTGACTGGAGATACATGCGTCGCAATGAATGAGTGGGTCCAAAATCCGACTGCTCATACAGCACTTGATGATATATTACCATGTGTGGATAATGCCACTGCACAAGAAACCTTGACAAGAAGCAAGGAAGTAACATCCCAATTGGTCACTTTAATCAACACAGTAATATCTAATGTCTCGAACATCAATTTTTCCCCCAGCTTTGTTCCTCTCTACTACAATCAATCTGGTCCACTCGTACCAAACCTTTGTAACCCTTTTAATCCTGACCTGACTCCTCGAACTTGTGTACCTGGTGAAGTGGATTTGAACAATGCGACACAG GTATGGAGCGGATACGTATGTGAAGCATCACCAAATGGGATCTGTGTAACGACGGGACGTCTGAATCCAACCATTTATGGTCAGATGGCTGCTGGTGTTAATGTGAGCTATGGTTTGTATCAGTACGGTCCATTTCTGGTTGATCTTGAAGATTGCAGTTTTGTGAGACAAACATTTTCTGAAATAGATGGGGTGTACTGTCCTGGACTAAGAAAATACAGCCAATGGATATATGTTGGTCTGGTTATGGTAGCCACTGCGGTGATGTTGTCTCTAGTATTTTGGGTTATATATGGAAGAGAGAGGAGGCACCGCGTGTATACGAAAGAGCATATGAGAGGAGGGGTGGATGATTTTGAAGGTGATCATGTTAAGCACACGAGCTGA
- the LOC140824976 gene encoding G-type lectin S-receptor-like serine/threonine-protein kinase SD2-5, which yields MAGARGFICFLLLFLLETCRASVQNFGKLSPGFNGSYMYWIDNDGLFLLSNDSNFAFGFTTTQDPTLFLLVVMHKSSSTIVWSANRGSPVQNSDNFEFDHTGNAYLLRGGSVIWSTGTADKGVSSIYLLDSGNLIFIGNDGAVVWQSFAHPTDTLLSNQEFSAGMKLVSDPGSNNLTYYLEIESGDMILSAGFSPPQPYWTMGSDSRRTINRDGSNVTSAILSANSWKFYDPDEVLLWQFIFSAGNNANGTWVAVLGNDSSITFSMLQGSSTNPSSTRIPQDQCDRPAACDPYYVCYPGNECRCPSSLQPCESAMFPSCDTSTEPVELVSGGDGLSYFALGFVQPFSKTTLDGCKDYCIANCTCGAMFFEASSGSCFLFDQIGSMDAATNGAGFTSYIKISSSGDRGGDNGHSGNKRFPIVIIIVIVTVIIILAMLFAGYKCFRKSKKVPESPKVSSEEDNFLEVLSGMPIRFSYKDLQTATNNFTVKLGQGGFGSVYRGNLPDGIQLAVKKLEGIGQGKKEFRAEVSIIGSIHHHHLVRLKGFCAEGTHRLLVYEYMANGSLEKWLFKKDKGEFLLDWDTRYNIALGTAKGLAYLHEDCDLKIVHCDIKPENVLLDDHFMAKVSDFGLAKLMTREQSHVFTTLRGTRGYLAPEWITNYAISEKSDVYSYGMVLLELIGGRKNYDLAEGSEKSHFPSYAFRMLEEGKHKDIIDAKLKIGEEDERVDIAIKVALWCIQDDMYLRPPMTKVVQMLEGLSPVPLPPTASQMGSRLYSSFFKSISEEGTSSGPSDCNSDAYLSAVRLSGPR from the coding sequence ATGGCTGGTGCGAGGGGATTCATTTGCTTTTTGCTCCTGTTTCTGCTCGAAACTTGTCGTGCTAGTGTCCAAAACTTTGGGAAACTCAGTCCTGGCTTCAACGGCTCTTACATGTACTGGATAGACAATGATGGCTTGTTCCTCCTATCCAACGATTCCAATTTCGCCTTCGGATTCACCACCACCCAAGATCCTACTCTCTTTCTTCTCGTGGTGATGCACAAAAGCAGCTCAACTATAGTTTGGTCTGCCAATAGGGGCTCCCCTGTTCAGAATTCAGATAACTTTGAATTTGATCATACCGGAAATGCTTACTTACTGAGAGGGGGATCCGTCATTTGGTCCACCGGCACTGCTGATAAAGGGGTGTCCTCCATATATTTACTAGATTCTGGGAATCTGATCTTCATTGGGAATGATGGGGCTGTTGTTTGGCAAAGTTTTGCCCACCCCACTGATACCCTTCTCTCCAATCAAGAGTTCTCTGCAGGAATGAAACTTGTCAGTGATCCTGGCTCCAATAACTTGACTTATTATCTTGAGATTGAGTCCGGGGATATGATTCTTTCCGCAGGTTTTAGTCCTCCGCAGCCTTACTGGACCATGGGAAGCGACAGCCGAAGAACCATCAACCGAGATGGCAGTAATGTCACCTCTGCGATTCTCAGTGCTAATTCATGGAAATTTTATGATCCAGACGAGGTGTTGTTGTGGCAGTTCATTTTTTCTGCAGGTAACAATGCGAATGGAACTTGGGTGGCAGTGTTGGGGAATGACAGCTCCATCACTTTCTCCATGCTTCAAGGAAGTTCGACCAATCCCTCGTCTACAAGAATACCTCAAGATCAGTGTGACAGACCTGCAGCTTGTGACCCATATTATGTCTGTTATCCTGGCAACGAATGCCGGTGTCCATCGTCCCTCCAGCCTTGCGAGTCGGCGATGTTTCCTTCGTGCGATACCTCAACCGAGCCAGTGGAGCTTGTAAGTGGCGGTGATGGCCTCAGTTATTTCGCTCTCGGATTTGTTCAACCGTTTTCAAAAACCACTTTGGATGGCTGCAAAGATTACTGCATTGCAAATTGTACTTGTGGTGCTATGTTCTTCGAGGCCAGTTCAGGAAGTTGTTTTCTTTTCGATCAAATAGGAAGCATGGATGCAGCCACAAATGGGGCTGGCTTTACTTCCTACATCAAAATTTCAAGTAGTGGAGATAGAGGTGGAGATAACGGACACAGTGGTAACAAGCGCTTCCCTATTGTCATTATCATCGTAATTGTCACTGTCATTATTATATTGGCTATGCTTTTTGCCGGTTACAAGTGCTTCCGTAAGAGCAAGAAAGTGCCCGAATCTCCAAAAGTGAGTTCGGAAGAGGATAATTTCTTGGAAGTCTTGTCGGGGATGCCAATCCGTTTCAGTTACAAGGATCTACAGACCGCGACAAATAACTTTACTGTGAAACTTGGTCAAGGAGGGTTTGGCTCGGTTTACAGAGGAAATCTTCCCGATGGTATACAATTAGCTGTGAAGAAATTGGAAGGTATTGGccaaggaaagaaagaatttcgaGCTGAGGTTAGCATCATAGGCAGCATACACCACCATCACCTGGTAAGGCTCAAAGGCTTCTGTGCTGAAGGAACTCACCGGCTACTGGTATACGAGTACATGGCAAATGGCTCTTTAGAAAAATGGCTTTTCAAGAAAGACAAAGGAGAATTCTTGTTGGACTGGGATACTAGATACAATATTGCATTGGGTACTGCTAAGGGCCTGGCTTATCTCCATGAAGACTGTGATCTAAAGATAGTTCACTGTGACATAAAACCTGAAAACGTGCTTCTTGACGATCACTTTATGGCTAAGGTTTCAGATTTTGGGCTGGCTAAGCTTATGACTAGAGAacaaagtcatgtttttaccACATTAAGAGGCACTAGAGGGTATCTTGCACCAGAATGGATTACAAACTATGCTATATCAGAGAAGAGTGACGTGTATAGCTATGGTATGGTGTTGCTCGAGTTAATCGGAGGTAGAAAAAACTATGATCTGGCAGAAGGTTCAGAAAAATCCCACTTTCCTAGTTATGCTTTTAGGATGTTGGAAGAAGGGAAACATAAAGATATTATTGATGCTAAACTGAAGATAGGGGAAGAGGATGAAAGGGTTGACATAGCAATAAAAGTTGCTTTGTGGTGCATCCAGGATGATATGTACCTTCGTCCGCCAATGACAAAAGTAGTGCAAATGCTTGAAGGGCTCAGCCCTGTCCCTTTGCCGCCTACAGCTTCTCAAATGGGCTCTCGTCTTTACTCGAGTTTCTTTAAGTCCATAAGCGAGGAGGGCACTTCGTCGGGGCCATCGGATTGTAACAGCGACGCATATCTTTCTGCAGTTCGGCTTTCTGGTCCAAGATAA